The proteins below are encoded in one region of Gadus macrocephalus chromosome 14, ASM3116895v1:
- the apba2b gene encoding amyloid-beta A4 precursor protein-binding family A member 2 isoform X1, producing MACKLPIMAHKKKPEASGGINMAAPAPSRALHSTERQDQKSLPSRPRPVRYPKESHGQKPLPRPSKVQCSLPKCREVSPSQPEEEVEVGMVKLQYYNQSEHKMELDVVKQQYLNQPEQEVEMGEVKPQYYSQSEQEFEEEGVDPPYNKKTENEVEDVVEPNCYSPPEDELEVGEVDPHYYSQPEQSVEEVGAELQYCGQPEEKVQVDVVEPQSCNQQERELEGYRPQTLPTLEHKPLNDLPVPDLHVCDLPMQDLPVRELPVHQLPVQDFPATFHIADDSLDDDSSSDYMNNTSEDEEDYDEGLAEEDEGVTYYIRYCPEDDSYLEAPESSRNQPGLDQGNERKYPQTAQQDRPTTDQPNPEGEVEWVQEEEVEEGGGGVRDKAWAEDEEAEREAETKEGRREEVGQVREVRLGGGEGRPRAEGGEGWCEAEGEVRCEVVEQDPDQQLYEGRPEPVLDRHHQHRHHHHPPPLNGGVEEGEQDHCLPNKEVEQGDCYQGDYYAHEEVNGNPLPPSPDAGRRAVAAAKETGDRPWPTGGDDAEEDIDLIVAEIKMSMSMGSLNSSADHSPEEHQYQAPAPPHRQDGRPKSLNLSSNSHNNAEVQSVFKAYQRSPAEEEQRWSQEEVSSRGEGPRRQQQRSDLNVPLENNNVPETKKATAFPSFVDVPGPCEPEDLIDGIIFAANYLGSTQLLSERNPSKNIRMMQAQEAVSRVKRVQKAAKIKKKTAEVDTQTMTEVDLFISTQRIKVLNADSQETMMDNALRTISYIADIGNIVVLMARRRMPRMASQDCIETTPGAPETKKQYKMICHVFESEDAQLIAQSIGQAFSVAYQEFLRANGINPEDLSQKQYSDVINTQEMYNDDLIHFSNSANCKELLLEKSKGEILGVVIVESGWGSILPTVILANMMNAGPAARSGKLSIGDQIMSINNTSLVGLPLATCQGIIKGLKNQVQVKLNIVSCPPVTTVLIKRPDLKYQLGFSVQNGIICSLMRGGIAERGGVRVGHRIIEINSQSVVATAHEKIVQALSNSVGEIHMKTMPAAMFRLLTGQETPIFI from the exons ATGGCCTGTAAGCTGCCAATCATGGCCCACAAGAAGAAGCCGGAAGCTAGCGGGGGAATCAACATGGCAGCACCCGCCCCTAGCCGTGCCCTTCACTCTACAGAGAGACAAGACCAAAAGTCTCTGCCCTCTCGGCCCCGCCCAGTTCGCTATCCCAAAGAGTCACATGGTCAGAAGCCACTCCCCAGGCCATCCAAGGTCCAATGCTCTCTTCCGAAGTGCCGGGAAGTGAGTCCAAGCCAACCAGAAGAGGAGGTTGAAGTGGGCATGGTCAAGCTGCAGtactacaaccaatcagaacacaagATGGAACTGGATGTGGTCAAGCAGCAATACTTAAACCAACCAGAACAGGAggtggaaatgggtgaagtaaaacctcaatactacagccaatcagagcaggaGTTTGAGGAGGAAGGAGTGGACCCTCCGtacaacaaaaaaacagaaaatgaGGTAGAAGATGTAGTCGAGCCCAATTGCTACAGCCCACCAGAAGATGAGTTGGAAGTGGGCGAGGTTGACCCTCATTACTACAGCCAACCAGAACAGAGTGTGGAGGAGGTAGGGGCGGAGCTTCAGTATTGTGGCCAACCAGAAGAGAAGGTGCAGGTGGATGTGGTTGAACCTCAGTCTTGCAATCAACAAGAGCGAGAGCTCGAAGGATACCGACCGCAAACACTGCCCACACTGGAACACAAGCCTCTGAATGACCTTCCGGTTCCTGATCTTCATGTTTGTGACCTTCCCATGCAAGATCTTCCTGTTCGAGAGCTTCCTGTGCATCAGCTTCCAGTGCAGGACTTTCCCGCAACTTTCCACATTGCAGACGACAGCCTGGACGATGACTCCAGCTCAGACTACATGAACAACACCTCAGAAGATGAGGAAGACTATGACGAAG GCCTggcggaggaggacgagggcgTGACCTACTACATCCGCTACTGCCCCGAAGATGACAGTTACCTGGAGGCCCCGGAGAGCAGCCGGAACCAGCCCGGCCTCGACCAGGGGAATGAGAGAAAGTACCCCCAGACCGCCCAGCAGGACAGACCAACCACGGACCAACCGAAcccggagggggaggtggagtgggtccaggaagaggaggtggaggagggtggggggggggtaagagacAAAGCGTGGGCAGAAGATGAGGAggcggagagggaggcagagacgaaggagggacggagagaggaagTCGGCCAGGTCAGAGAGGTCCGgttgggaggtggggaggggagacccagggcagaagggggggaggggtggtgcgAGGCAGAGGGCGAGGTCCGCTGTGAGGTGGTTGAGCAAGACCCCGACCAGCAGCTATACGAGGGTCGCCCAGAGCCCGTTCTGGACCGCCATCACCAacaccgtcatcatcatcacccccctccactgAACGGGGGGGTCGAGGAGGGAGAGCAGGACCACTGCCTCCCCAACAAAGAAGTAGAGCAGGGAGACTGTTATCAAGGCGACTACTACGCCCACGAGGAGGTCAACGGTAACCCCCTGCCCCCGTCTCCGGACGCCGGCCGGCGAGCCGTGGCGGCGGCTAAAGAGACTGGGGACAGGCCATGGCCGACGGGGGGCGACGATGCTGAGGAAGACATTGACCTTATCGTGGCGGAGATCAAGATGAGCATGAGCATGGGCAGCCTGAACAGCAGCGCCGATCACAGCCCTGAGGAGCACCAGTACCAGGCCCCCGCGCCCCCACACCGCCAGGACGGCCGTCCCAAGTCCCTCAACCTATCGTCCAATAGTCACAACAACGCAGAGGTCCAGAGTGTCTTCAAGGCCTACCAGCGCAGCCCAgccgaggaggagcagaggtggTCCCAGGaagag GTGAGCAGTAGGGGCGAGGGCCCGAGGAGACAGCAGCAGCGTTCTGACCTCAACGTTCCGCTGGAGAACAACAATGTTCCTGAG ACCAAGAAAGCCACAGCCTTCCCCAGTTTTGTCGATG TCCCAGGTCCCTGTGAGCCAGAGGACCTGATAGACGGGATCATCTTCGCTGCAAACTACCTGGGCTCCACGCAGCTGCTGTCGGAGAGAAACCCCTCCAAGAACATCCGCATGATGCAGGCCCAGGAGGCTGTGAGCAGGGTCAAG AGAGTGCAGAAGGCGGCCAAAATCAAGAAGAAG ACTGCAGAGGTAGACACCCAAACGATGACGGAGGTGGATCTCTTCATCTCCACTCAGCGGATAAAAGTTCTGAACGCAGActcccag GAAACGATGATGGACAACGCACTGCGCACCATATCCTACATCGCTGACATCGGGAACATCGTGGTGCTTATGGCGAGGCGGAGGATGCCGCGCATGGCGTCGCAGGACTGCATTGAGACAACGCCAGGGGCCCCTGAGACCAAGAAACAGTACAAGATGATCTGCCACGTCTTTGAGTCGGAGGAC GCCCAGCTCATAGCCCAGTCGATCGGCCAGGCCTTCAGCGTGGCCTACCAGGAGTTTCTGAGAGCTAACGGCATCAACCCAGAGGACTTGAGTCAGAAGCAGTACAGTGATGTCATCAACACCCAGGAGATGTATAACGATGACCTCATTCACTTCTCCAACTCTGCGAACTGCAAAGAG CTGCTGTTAGAGAAGAGCAAAGGGGAGATCCTGGGCGTGGTGATCGTGGAGTCGGGGTGGGGCTCCATCCTGCCGACGGTGATCCTGGCCAACATGATGAACGCCGGGCCGGCGGCGCGCTCCGGGAAGCTCAGCATCGGCGACCAAATCATGTCCATCAATAACACCAGCCTGGTGGGGCTGCCACTCGCCACCTGCCAAGGCATCATCAAG ggctTGAAGAACCAGGTGCAGGTGAAACTGAACATCGTCAGCTGTCCTCCTGTGACAACGGTCCTAATTAAGCGACCAGACCTTAAATACCAGCTGGGCTTTAGTGTGCAGAACGGCATT ATTTGCAGTTTGATGCGGGGGGGCATCGCGGAGCGAGGGGGGGTCCGTGTGGGACACCGCATCATCGAGATCAACAGTCAAAGTGTGGTTGCCACCGCCCATGAGAAGATCGTCCAGGCCCTCTCCAACTCAGTGGGAGAG
- the apba2b gene encoding amyloid-beta A4 precursor protein-binding family A member 2 isoform X2 — protein sequence MACKLPIMAHKKKPEASGGINMAAPAPSRALHSTERQDQKSLPSRPRPVRYPKESHGQKPLPRPSKVQCSLPKCREVSPSQPEEEVEVGMVKLQYYNQSEHKMELDVVKQQYLNQPEQEVEMGEVKPQYYSQSEQEFEEEGVDPPYNKKTENEVEDVVEPNCYSPPEDELEVGEVDPHYYSQPEQSVEEVGAELQYCGQPEEKVQVDVVEPQSCNQQERELEGYRPQTLPTLEHKPLNDLPVPDLHVCDLPMQDLPVRELPVHQLPVQDFPATFHIADDSLDDDSSSDYMNNTSEDEEDYDEGLAEEDEGVTYYIRYCPEDDSYLEAPESSRNQPGLDQGNERKYPQTAQQDRPTTDQPNPEGEVEWVQEEEVEEGGGGVRDKAWAEDEEAEREAETKEGRREEVGQVREVRLGGGEGRPRAEGGEGWCEAEGEVRCEVVEQDPDQQLYEGRPEPVLDRHHQHRHHHHPPPLNGGVEEGEQDHCLPNKEVEQGDCYQGDYYAHEEVNGNPLPPSPDAGRRAVAAAKETGDRPWPTGGDDAEEDIDLIVAEIKMSMSMGSLNSSADHSPEEHQYQAPAPPHRQDGRPKSLNLSSNSHNNAEVQSVFKAYQRSPAEEEQRWSQEEVSSRGEGPRRQQQRSDLNVPLENNNVPETKKATAFPSFVDVPGPCEPEDLIDGIIFAANYLGSTQLLSERNPSKNIRMMQAQEAVSRVKKAAKIKKKTAEVDTQTMTEVDLFISTQRIKVLNADSQETMMDNALRTISYIADIGNIVVLMARRRMPRMASQDCIETTPGAPETKKQYKMICHVFESEDAQLIAQSIGQAFSVAYQEFLRANGINPEDLSQKQYSDVINTQEMYNDDLIHFSNSANCKELLLEKSKGEILGVVIVESGWGSILPTVILANMMNAGPAARSGKLSIGDQIMSINNTSLVGLPLATCQGIIKGLKNQVQVKLNIVSCPPVTTVLIKRPDLKYQLGFSVQNGIICSLMRGGIAERGGVRVGHRIIEINSQSVVATAHEKIVQALSNSVGEIHMKTMPAAMFRLLTGQETPIFI from the exons ATGGCCTGTAAGCTGCCAATCATGGCCCACAAGAAGAAGCCGGAAGCTAGCGGGGGAATCAACATGGCAGCACCCGCCCCTAGCCGTGCCCTTCACTCTACAGAGAGACAAGACCAAAAGTCTCTGCCCTCTCGGCCCCGCCCAGTTCGCTATCCCAAAGAGTCACATGGTCAGAAGCCACTCCCCAGGCCATCCAAGGTCCAATGCTCTCTTCCGAAGTGCCGGGAAGTGAGTCCAAGCCAACCAGAAGAGGAGGTTGAAGTGGGCATGGTCAAGCTGCAGtactacaaccaatcagaacacaagATGGAACTGGATGTGGTCAAGCAGCAATACTTAAACCAACCAGAACAGGAggtggaaatgggtgaagtaaaacctcaatactacagccaatcagagcaggaGTTTGAGGAGGAAGGAGTGGACCCTCCGtacaacaaaaaaacagaaaatgaGGTAGAAGATGTAGTCGAGCCCAATTGCTACAGCCCACCAGAAGATGAGTTGGAAGTGGGCGAGGTTGACCCTCATTACTACAGCCAACCAGAACAGAGTGTGGAGGAGGTAGGGGCGGAGCTTCAGTATTGTGGCCAACCAGAAGAGAAGGTGCAGGTGGATGTGGTTGAACCTCAGTCTTGCAATCAACAAGAGCGAGAGCTCGAAGGATACCGACCGCAAACACTGCCCACACTGGAACACAAGCCTCTGAATGACCTTCCGGTTCCTGATCTTCATGTTTGTGACCTTCCCATGCAAGATCTTCCTGTTCGAGAGCTTCCTGTGCATCAGCTTCCAGTGCAGGACTTTCCCGCAACTTTCCACATTGCAGACGACAGCCTGGACGATGACTCCAGCTCAGACTACATGAACAACACCTCAGAAGATGAGGAAGACTATGACGAAG GCCTggcggaggaggacgagggcgTGACCTACTACATCCGCTACTGCCCCGAAGATGACAGTTACCTGGAGGCCCCGGAGAGCAGCCGGAACCAGCCCGGCCTCGACCAGGGGAATGAGAGAAAGTACCCCCAGACCGCCCAGCAGGACAGACCAACCACGGACCAACCGAAcccggagggggaggtggagtgggtccaggaagaggaggtggaggagggtggggggggggtaagagacAAAGCGTGGGCAGAAGATGAGGAggcggagagggaggcagagacgaaggagggacggagagaggaagTCGGCCAGGTCAGAGAGGTCCGgttgggaggtggggaggggagacccagggcagaagggggggaggggtggtgcgAGGCAGAGGGCGAGGTCCGCTGTGAGGTGGTTGAGCAAGACCCCGACCAGCAGCTATACGAGGGTCGCCCAGAGCCCGTTCTGGACCGCCATCACCAacaccgtcatcatcatcacccccctccactgAACGGGGGGGTCGAGGAGGGAGAGCAGGACCACTGCCTCCCCAACAAAGAAGTAGAGCAGGGAGACTGTTATCAAGGCGACTACTACGCCCACGAGGAGGTCAACGGTAACCCCCTGCCCCCGTCTCCGGACGCCGGCCGGCGAGCCGTGGCGGCGGCTAAAGAGACTGGGGACAGGCCATGGCCGACGGGGGGCGACGATGCTGAGGAAGACATTGACCTTATCGTGGCGGAGATCAAGATGAGCATGAGCATGGGCAGCCTGAACAGCAGCGCCGATCACAGCCCTGAGGAGCACCAGTACCAGGCCCCCGCGCCCCCACACCGCCAGGACGGCCGTCCCAAGTCCCTCAACCTATCGTCCAATAGTCACAACAACGCAGAGGTCCAGAGTGTCTTCAAGGCCTACCAGCGCAGCCCAgccgaggaggagcagaggtggTCCCAGGaagag GTGAGCAGTAGGGGCGAGGGCCCGAGGAGACAGCAGCAGCGTTCTGACCTCAACGTTCCGCTGGAGAACAACAATGTTCCTGAG ACCAAGAAAGCCACAGCCTTCCCCAGTTTTGTCGATG TCCCAGGTCCCTGTGAGCCAGAGGACCTGATAGACGGGATCATCTTCGCTGCAAACTACCTGGGCTCCACGCAGCTGCTGTCGGAGAGAAACCCCTCCAAGAACATCCGCATGATGCAGGCCCAGGAGGCTGTGAGCAGGGTCAAG AAGGCGGCCAAAATCAAGAAGAAG ACTGCAGAGGTAGACACCCAAACGATGACGGAGGTGGATCTCTTCATCTCCACTCAGCGGATAAAAGTTCTGAACGCAGActcccag GAAACGATGATGGACAACGCACTGCGCACCATATCCTACATCGCTGACATCGGGAACATCGTGGTGCTTATGGCGAGGCGGAGGATGCCGCGCATGGCGTCGCAGGACTGCATTGAGACAACGCCAGGGGCCCCTGAGACCAAGAAACAGTACAAGATGATCTGCCACGTCTTTGAGTCGGAGGAC GCCCAGCTCATAGCCCAGTCGATCGGCCAGGCCTTCAGCGTGGCCTACCAGGAGTTTCTGAGAGCTAACGGCATCAACCCAGAGGACTTGAGTCAGAAGCAGTACAGTGATGTCATCAACACCCAGGAGATGTATAACGATGACCTCATTCACTTCTCCAACTCTGCGAACTGCAAAGAG CTGCTGTTAGAGAAGAGCAAAGGGGAGATCCTGGGCGTGGTGATCGTGGAGTCGGGGTGGGGCTCCATCCTGCCGACGGTGATCCTGGCCAACATGATGAACGCCGGGCCGGCGGCGCGCTCCGGGAAGCTCAGCATCGGCGACCAAATCATGTCCATCAATAACACCAGCCTGGTGGGGCTGCCACTCGCCACCTGCCAAGGCATCATCAAG ggctTGAAGAACCAGGTGCAGGTGAAACTGAACATCGTCAGCTGTCCTCCTGTGACAACGGTCCTAATTAAGCGACCAGACCTTAAATACCAGCTGGGCTTTAGTGTGCAGAACGGCATT ATTTGCAGTTTGATGCGGGGGGGCATCGCGGAGCGAGGGGGGGTCCGTGTGGGACACCGCATCATCGAGATCAACAGTCAAAGTGTGGTTGCCACCGCCCATGAGAAGATCGTCCAGGCCCTCTCCAACTCAGTGGGAGAG
- the apba2b gene encoding amyloid-beta A4 precursor protein-binding family A member 2 isoform X3 encodes MACKLPIMAHKKKPEASGGINMAAPAPSRALHSTERQDQKSLPSRPRPVRYPKESHGQKPLPRPSKVQCSLPKCREVSPSQPEEEVEVGMVKLQYYNQSEHKMELDVVKQQYLNQPEQEVEMGEVKPQYYSQSEQEFEEEGVDPPYNKKTENEVEDVVEPNCYSPPEDELEVGEVDPHYYSQPEQSVEEVGAELQYCGQPEEKVQVDVVEPQSCNQQERELEGYRPQTLPTLEHKPLNDLPVPDLHVCDLPMQDLPVRELPVHQLPVQDFPATFHIADDSLDDDSSSDYMNNTSEDEEDYDEGLAEEDEGVTYYIRYCPEDDSYLEAPESSRNQPGLDQGNERKYPQTAQQDRPTTDQPNPEGEVEWVQEEEVEEGGGGVRDKAWAEDEEAEREAETKEGRREEVGQVREVRLGGGEGRPRAEGGEGWCEAEGEVRCEVVEQDPDQQLYEGRPEPVLDRHHQHRHHHHPPPLNGGVEEGEQDHCLPNKEVEQGDCYQGDYYAHEEVNGNPLPPSPDAGRRAVAAAKETGDRPWPTGGDDAEEDIDLIVAEIKMSMSMGSLNSSADHSPEEHQYQAPAPPHRQDGRPKSLNLSSNSHNNAEVQSVFKAYQRSPAEEEQRWSQEEVSSRGEGPRRQQQRSDLNVPLENNNVPETKKATAFPSFVDVPGPCEPEDLIDGIIFAANYLGSTQLLSERNPSKNIRMMQAQEAVSRVKTAEVDTQTMTEVDLFISTQRIKVLNADSQETMMDNALRTISYIADIGNIVVLMARRRMPRMASQDCIETTPGAPETKKQYKMICHVFESEDAQLIAQSIGQAFSVAYQEFLRANGINPEDLSQKQYSDVINTQEMYNDDLIHFSNSANCKELLLEKSKGEILGVVIVESGWGSILPTVILANMMNAGPAARSGKLSIGDQIMSINNTSLVGLPLATCQGIIKGLKNQVQVKLNIVSCPPVTTVLIKRPDLKYQLGFSVQNGIICSLMRGGIAERGGVRVGHRIIEINSQSVVATAHEKIVQALSNSVGEIHMKTMPAAMFRLLTGQETPIFI; translated from the exons ATGGCCTGTAAGCTGCCAATCATGGCCCACAAGAAGAAGCCGGAAGCTAGCGGGGGAATCAACATGGCAGCACCCGCCCCTAGCCGTGCCCTTCACTCTACAGAGAGACAAGACCAAAAGTCTCTGCCCTCTCGGCCCCGCCCAGTTCGCTATCCCAAAGAGTCACATGGTCAGAAGCCACTCCCCAGGCCATCCAAGGTCCAATGCTCTCTTCCGAAGTGCCGGGAAGTGAGTCCAAGCCAACCAGAAGAGGAGGTTGAAGTGGGCATGGTCAAGCTGCAGtactacaaccaatcagaacacaagATGGAACTGGATGTGGTCAAGCAGCAATACTTAAACCAACCAGAACAGGAggtggaaatgggtgaagtaaaacctcaatactacagccaatcagagcaggaGTTTGAGGAGGAAGGAGTGGACCCTCCGtacaacaaaaaaacagaaaatgaGGTAGAAGATGTAGTCGAGCCCAATTGCTACAGCCCACCAGAAGATGAGTTGGAAGTGGGCGAGGTTGACCCTCATTACTACAGCCAACCAGAACAGAGTGTGGAGGAGGTAGGGGCGGAGCTTCAGTATTGTGGCCAACCAGAAGAGAAGGTGCAGGTGGATGTGGTTGAACCTCAGTCTTGCAATCAACAAGAGCGAGAGCTCGAAGGATACCGACCGCAAACACTGCCCACACTGGAACACAAGCCTCTGAATGACCTTCCGGTTCCTGATCTTCATGTTTGTGACCTTCCCATGCAAGATCTTCCTGTTCGAGAGCTTCCTGTGCATCAGCTTCCAGTGCAGGACTTTCCCGCAACTTTCCACATTGCAGACGACAGCCTGGACGATGACTCCAGCTCAGACTACATGAACAACACCTCAGAAGATGAGGAAGACTATGACGAAG GCCTggcggaggaggacgagggcgTGACCTACTACATCCGCTACTGCCCCGAAGATGACAGTTACCTGGAGGCCCCGGAGAGCAGCCGGAACCAGCCCGGCCTCGACCAGGGGAATGAGAGAAAGTACCCCCAGACCGCCCAGCAGGACAGACCAACCACGGACCAACCGAAcccggagggggaggtggagtgggtccaggaagaggaggtggaggagggtggggggggggtaagagacAAAGCGTGGGCAGAAGATGAGGAggcggagagggaggcagagacgaaggagggacggagagaggaagTCGGCCAGGTCAGAGAGGTCCGgttgggaggtggggaggggagacccagggcagaagggggggaggggtggtgcgAGGCAGAGGGCGAGGTCCGCTGTGAGGTGGTTGAGCAAGACCCCGACCAGCAGCTATACGAGGGTCGCCCAGAGCCCGTTCTGGACCGCCATCACCAacaccgtcatcatcatcacccccctccactgAACGGGGGGGTCGAGGAGGGAGAGCAGGACCACTGCCTCCCCAACAAAGAAGTAGAGCAGGGAGACTGTTATCAAGGCGACTACTACGCCCACGAGGAGGTCAACGGTAACCCCCTGCCCCCGTCTCCGGACGCCGGCCGGCGAGCCGTGGCGGCGGCTAAAGAGACTGGGGACAGGCCATGGCCGACGGGGGGCGACGATGCTGAGGAAGACATTGACCTTATCGTGGCGGAGATCAAGATGAGCATGAGCATGGGCAGCCTGAACAGCAGCGCCGATCACAGCCCTGAGGAGCACCAGTACCAGGCCCCCGCGCCCCCACACCGCCAGGACGGCCGTCCCAAGTCCCTCAACCTATCGTCCAATAGTCACAACAACGCAGAGGTCCAGAGTGTCTTCAAGGCCTACCAGCGCAGCCCAgccgaggaggagcagaggtggTCCCAGGaagag GTGAGCAGTAGGGGCGAGGGCCCGAGGAGACAGCAGCAGCGTTCTGACCTCAACGTTCCGCTGGAGAACAACAATGTTCCTGAG ACCAAGAAAGCCACAGCCTTCCCCAGTTTTGTCGATG TCCCAGGTCCCTGTGAGCCAGAGGACCTGATAGACGGGATCATCTTCGCTGCAAACTACCTGGGCTCCACGCAGCTGCTGTCGGAGAGAAACCCCTCCAAGAACATCCGCATGATGCAGGCCCAGGAGGCTGTGAGCAGGGTCAAG ACTGCAGAGGTAGACACCCAAACGATGACGGAGGTGGATCTCTTCATCTCCACTCAGCGGATAAAAGTTCTGAACGCAGActcccag GAAACGATGATGGACAACGCACTGCGCACCATATCCTACATCGCTGACATCGGGAACATCGTGGTGCTTATGGCGAGGCGGAGGATGCCGCGCATGGCGTCGCAGGACTGCATTGAGACAACGCCAGGGGCCCCTGAGACCAAGAAACAGTACAAGATGATCTGCCACGTCTTTGAGTCGGAGGAC GCCCAGCTCATAGCCCAGTCGATCGGCCAGGCCTTCAGCGTGGCCTACCAGGAGTTTCTGAGAGCTAACGGCATCAACCCAGAGGACTTGAGTCAGAAGCAGTACAGTGATGTCATCAACACCCAGGAGATGTATAACGATGACCTCATTCACTTCTCCAACTCTGCGAACTGCAAAGAG CTGCTGTTAGAGAAGAGCAAAGGGGAGATCCTGGGCGTGGTGATCGTGGAGTCGGGGTGGGGCTCCATCCTGCCGACGGTGATCCTGGCCAACATGATGAACGCCGGGCCGGCGGCGCGCTCCGGGAAGCTCAGCATCGGCGACCAAATCATGTCCATCAATAACACCAGCCTGGTGGGGCTGCCACTCGCCACCTGCCAAGGCATCATCAAG ggctTGAAGAACCAGGTGCAGGTGAAACTGAACATCGTCAGCTGTCCTCCTGTGACAACGGTCCTAATTAAGCGACCAGACCTTAAATACCAGCTGGGCTTTAGTGTGCAGAACGGCATT ATTTGCAGTTTGATGCGGGGGGGCATCGCGGAGCGAGGGGGGGTCCGTGTGGGACACCGCATCATCGAGATCAACAGTCAAAGTGTGGTTGCCACCGCCCATGAGAAGATCGTCCAGGCCCTCTCCAACTCAGTGGGAGAG